Below is a genomic region from Fusarium oxysporum Fo47 chromosome VIII, complete sequence.
TGACCCTAGCCTATCCTTTACAATGAAAGGCATAGATATCAGCATGGCTGCCTATATGTCCGAGCTAGCCTACGTCACTAACCCAGTAACTTCTCATATACAATCAGCAGAAATGCATAATCAGTCTATCAACTCACTCGCATTAATCTCTGCCCGATATACAATGCAAGCTACTGAGCTTGTCGCTCTTATGTGTGCCGCCCACTTATATGTGGTTTGCCAAGCTTTGGACTTGCGAGTGCTCCACATCACCTACCTTCATAAATTGAAGGAAGGGCTGCGATTAATCATTCAAGATCTATTCCAGGAAGTCCCGACAGAGCACCAGGACGCCTTCGAACACGAACTTTATAAGACTATTTCGGATTCTTGGAACGCTTCCACGCGATTGGATCTCAATGAAAGGTGTCTTTCCCTTGCAGATGTTTCTTTACCTGTCCTTTTGAACCATTCTCGCAAGCTCAGATCAGTTCTTGCAACAGATGCTTTGGATAGTTTCCGGGAGAGTATTCGAAAATTAGCACAATCGACTTTCATCGCCACGCGGGAGAAATTCGTCCTTAAACAGAATACTTCTTTGTTTCTAGGAAGTGCGTCAAAGAGGTTATATTCCTTTATCAGGAATGAACTTGGAGTGCCTTTGCACCAAGGTCTCTCTGATCATCCAGGCCAAAAGCCAGGCCCTAGCATCAGTGGACGGTCAAGGAAGACAATTGGCTCGTGGGTATCGATCATTTACACAGCCATCCGCGACGGAAGAATTTGGGGGCCCATGGTCGACATTCTGCAGGCAAAAGCTAGTGCTCAACCGTAGTGCTGCTTAAAAGGACTTCAAATGGCATATAAAGTCTGCTTTCTATCTGATACATGGTGAACAAAGAAATGGTGATAGATTGTTAGTACCCTGGTAATTTCAATTATACAAATTCATTGTAAGCAATACGAGGAATGAATCGGGTACAACTGCCGTGACGATTCTGTTCTGGTTCAGGAAGGGTGTAAGGTGGGGGAAACTGTAGGATGAAGAATTGGCAATTGATAAggacgcatcaagaattgataggggcgcaTCGTCCTTAGCGGCGCCCCAGCTCTACAGCCTCTGATTCATCAATCACTTTTATTAGCGCAGGCCGGATTCTGCCGACGCTACCGAAGTACCCGACCTTAGATCGCTTTAGTCTAAAGGAGCAGATGATCTGACATCAGtctctcaaccatcaatcattAGGTCTCTCGCCATGCTCCATTTGGAGTCGCTTCCTAGCTCAGAGAGCGCTTCAAGATGTCACACTCGAAGCCCCAGTCCCAGTTGCGAATCGCGTTCTCAAAAACGACAGCGACAGAGCTAGCTTTATTACCTTTATGGTAAAGTATTCATCTGTCTTGAAAAGTTGGGTCAATCGGATGTTATAAAAGCTGGAGCGTCCCTGAGGATGATGCGCCCCTATTAACTTTTATtgcgcccctatcaattgccaaAGATTTATAAGCGCCATCTCGTTTATTACAAGATGCTCCCTTTCCTAAGCCGCATTATATAGTCAACATGCTAGCTATCCTATCTAAATAACCTTGgatcttttatattttcttatctAATAGCTTAGTGTTCCCTCGTCGGGGCAATTTGTATTAGTTCTTCTACTCTGTCGCTGAGAGATAGGATAATGTAAAGGCATATTAAAAACTGTAAGTAACTGAATTTACTTTGACACGTAGTTCAGCCGAATGATTGTAATTAGCGTAATATCTACTCAGTTAGAAATTCGCAATAATGGCATCAGACGATGTTTGGTTCAGTAATGAAGACAAGGAACCGGGTTAGTTCTGCGAGAGGGTTTATTGCTGCTAAGCGCTTAGGAGATACCCAGCTTAACTATTCAAGTGCATTATTATGGATGCTTAACAATTGCGTCTTTAGTCTGGATGATACTGTGTAGTGGGATGTGATGCAGAGGCTGGCTCTCATACTGTTCAAATGACGGCATAATGCAAGCACAGGAAACACAAACGCCACAAATGATATCATATGACCACTGTCCTATAATGGTGATGTTAGCCTGTATCTTAGATAACCCCACTGTGATGATAGGAAGCGTTTGTTAGTGGGTATATATGTAGTAGATCACAGTTACGCGTTGTATGTTTCCACTAATTGGATTAGCAACTCCCCACAATTCTGGATGGGATTAAGCTTGATTGCCTTTAAGAGGCTTAGAGTTGTGTTAAATTTGTTCTGCTCTGTTTTTTCTTATTCTCCAGTGTACATGTCGATCACCAGCTCTTTGCTACATAGACCTGGGCTGCGTCTGGAATACACATTGTCAACCCTCTCATTCCGAAGAACCAAAGCCGAACTTTTCCCAACGCCTGAGTACTGTTTCTTGAAGCTGGGGCGGGAAAGAGTTCTCAAAATCTGCTGCCTCCCAATTCTTACCTGTTGTATACTCAACAGGTAATAAACAGTCAGAGACTACTTTACCACCTCTACCACTGCTTCCATTGCCGTGAGACATGAATGGGATTAACGGGAAACCTGCAACATCTTCAAAAAAGTACTCATCCATCCCTGGGCGACAACGTGTACAAAATGCCCAAATAACGTCTTTAAAATTATAGACATCGATATCATCCCCAACTAGAATGAGTCGATGTATGGTGTAGCCAACCTTGTCATTAAAAACTAGAGTCCCAATCCTTCGGCAGAACTCTCCGGGACTTATCTTTAGGGTTTGAAGCATCCCAACATCAACTTGAAGAGCAACCCATGTGACTTGTGATTCAAATGGGGAAAACGCTTCTTTGATAGGTAATCCCTGAGACTTAAGAAGATAACCGATCTCCGCGGCAGCCAGTGGGCCAATCATAGTGTGCTATTCTATTCagcttcttgccatcaacTTGAGAAGTGTGGAACTCACGGTCTCATCCGTTAGCCGACCACAATTGGACACCGGCAGGATGGCATGTTGTCGATGCGTGATTAGCTCAACCTTAAACATAGGCGAACTATGCGCTTCACCAGGGAAGACATATCTGTGGAAGTATTAGAGAATTACTCGACCCAATCTCCTTGCCAATAGGAACATACCCGTGCATCTCACCAAAGGGGCCTTCGGGCGCTGTCTCAGTGATAGAGCACGACCCCTCGAAAACAATTTCTGAGTTTGCAGGGACATGTAGTTCATTAGTTTCGCACTTGACGACCTTTAGAGGCAATCCAACTAATGAACCGACATACTCAGCCTCTGAACACCCTCCGGGCAGAGGCATGCTTGCTGCCATGATAGCTGCAGGAGGAACGCCAAATGCCAGCGCCCAAGGCATATCTtttccctccttcttccacATTTGGTGGATTTGCCATAAGTGCTGCGGTTCAATTATAAGACCACATAAATGATTTTGATCATGTACCATGGCTCGGGCAATAGACCAGTTGGTCCACTTTCCGTCAGGGGACTGTACCACGTGCATACCATATGTTTGAATGTATTTTCCACCATCAGCTTCGTGAAGCAGTGGAGCAGGGAGTTTGGTGAGATCAAATTGCCCGAGTCTGAGGTAACACTCTTTGCAAGGACCCGTTTGGGCAATCTGGGGAGGGATAGGAGCTGCTGTCTTAGCAGATACCATCTTGCCAAGTATATCCCTCATGGAAGACGTTGGTGGTAGGCCAAGGTGCCTAGCTAGTCGTCCAAACCTCTGCTTAGGATCGACACGCAAGGAATTAGGTGCACCAAGAATTCGCCAGAAACCATTTTTGTCCTGTCCCTTCAGTTTATTGAATAGTGGTGCCCTCTCATCACTTTCAACAACCTTTCGGATGATTGCACCAACTTCTAAATTAGGATCACATTCTTCATTGATCTCCACGATATCACCATCAGCTTTTAGAGCTTCAACGTATGAGCGGAAGTCTAGGTGAGGGAGGTTTTGTGCTGGCATTGTGGAATATTAGAATTGAGGGCAAATTGCATGGGGGTTTTGAGCAGGAATGTGTATCGTTGATTCATCTTGGTGTGGACAAGTTTGGTGGTTTATATATTTGCCCGGTAGTTGTTGATTGGTTGTTAGCTACCCTGATGTTACCTAAGGAACACGGAAGACTTCGAACAAGTGTAAGACACGTCAAACGATTTAAACCTCGGAAATTCACCGAGAGTCACAATGTCAATGAATCAGGTCTTTTTACCTCCACGACTTGAGGTCCAGCATTTCCACGTACACCATCCGGCATATCTTCGTAGTCGGGGTGATCATTACCCTATACGAATAGATTTTTCGGGTGGTTAAACCTACGGCAGGATGTGATAATAACAAAATTTGGTCTCCATAGCTTGCTGTTACTTTCAATAAGTTCTTTCTTGTTAACACTCTCAGAGGTGCCTAGGGTTATTGACGAAGAGTGAGTCACGTTCAACGTTACAAAATTGTTTTCCGCTACTAGACAATTTAGAATAGGGACAAGAAGACTAGACTAAGTATAAATAGAACTGACCCATAGTCATTCAGGATGAATCTTTGATACCCCATCACTTGTTAACACTCTCATACCACTAAAGTCCTTCTCCGCGTATAATAAATCATTACTGGGCGATTTCATTCGGCATTCCTTCCCATCTCGTTACAGAATGTATCGAACTTCTACTCCTAGACGAAGAATCATCATTGCCATCACGGGGGCTACTGGCGCCCAGATTGGGATTCAAGTCCTCCAAACCCTTAGAAAGCTTCATGTCGAGACGCACCTGATAATCAGCAAGTGGGCTGCCGAAACCATCAGGTATGAGACAGATTACTCACCTGCTGCTGTGCGCGCCCTTGCAGATCACGCATATAACTCACATGATCTTTCTGCTCCAATTGCGAGCGGTTCCTATCAAATAGATGGTATGATCATAGTGCCTTGCTCAGTCAAGACTTTAGCAGCAATCAGCTCAGGCATTTGTGACGACCTTATTACAAGGGCGGCAGATGTCTGTCTGAAAGAGCGCAGACGGCTTATTTTATCAGTCCGAGAAACACCACTCAGTGACATACACCTCAGAAACATGCTGGATGTCAGTAGGGCTGGGGCAATCATTGCACCACCAATGGTGGGGCTTTACTCGAGGCCAGGTTCAATCGAAGATATATTAAACCACATTGTTGGAAGAATGATTGATCTCTTAGGGCTGGACTCTGGGAACTTTGAAAGATGGGAAGGGATGCAGAAGGCTCTCCCATGAAGATTTTAGCTAACGAAATTGAAACATCTTACTCTCATATTTGCGGGTAACCTGGAGCAACCTACTACTGAAAATACTAATTAAGCCCGACTGGTCTTGACAAGAGCAGGATCTATTGTTAAGTCTCGTTCTTGCTGTTAACTTTTGTCAACACTTGTTGTCTATGGTCTGTTTTTACATATGAAGATATGGCCAGGATGACACAAAGTCGTCGTTAAACACGGTGATTCTATATTCTCTGGACTCATTTTGATGATATTTCAGAGCCAGAAGGCATGCAATCAGGATCATTCCCACGGCAGTGGTATCATATTGGGCCATGGTCGAGTCGAGCTTAAGGTCACTGGCTGTATTAAAGATTAGGTTGTTACGGTCATGATTAACATGACTAGGCGGTAAAACAAGGTAAAGGCGTGGGATCCCGTAAATGCAAGTGTACCAACTTGACCCGACCTGTTTGGGAAACTCCTAGAGAGACGCATTGGGGCCTGACCCTCTCCCCTTCGTATCGACTCAACTGAGACCCACAAACCGAATCATATCATCGGGTCGACGGACATGATATGATTGTATTGTGATGGATGAATGTAGTATTACATGCGGGGTTACAGTATTGAGCACTTGCACCTTCCGCTCCAAAACAACATGCTCTTTGTGAAGTCTAGGGTGGGGTCATTGGGATACATAACTCTACTTCGTAAGCAGACATGTTGTAGGCAATTTCTGGCTGAGCAAATGAAGTACTTAGAAGTACCGCTGCTGCCTGGAGGCTTGGGGCGCAAATCTGTAGAAGTGGAGATAACCTGGCAGTGCGAGTCGTAAGTACTATCGCTGAACCCGGTCAGGTAAGTACGCTAGTTTGCGGGGCTATTAGTCATATATGAAAGCGTACATAGTGTGCATATGTACTTATGGCGATAGGTGgggctttctttttttaatcAACAAGGGTTATTGTGGGATAGGAAGGTGCAAGTGCCCAATACTGTATCACAAGGCAATGAGCTCGATTGCAAGGGCAATGGAATGGGTCTGTGCGTTAGTTGTCAGCTGTCAGTTATTACATGACCTGACACTAAAAGTAAAGCCTGCGTAGCTGAACGGCCGGAATAGGCAGCTAGTCACGCATCAACTTGTAGCATGAGATTCTTTTAGTCCAGTCGGTCTGTTCCGGTATAGATCATTAAGCGGCCGGTGAATGGGCCACACTAGCTCCCTTGCACGAGGACGCCTTGGCTTTTTTCGGGACATGAGTCGATGAATCTTGACTGCACATCACTGTCTGAATTTTGGCGAGTGACGAACAGACTCCGTTCAGAATGCTGAGGGTAGGAAGCCTCGCCATGTCGTCTTTGGGATCGCTGAGTAGTGCGTCAATGGCATAGGCCGACTTTCTGGTGCGCAAGGGGCTGTTTTGAGCCAGCCTCTACAAAGAATGACAGGGAACGAGTGACAGCAATAATGGACCAGGAAGTGGGGCCGGGAAACAAGAGCAGCGTGTCCGCGTTTATTACGTTTTTATGACGATCACAAGCTAGCGAAACATTGATCATACTGGGGTGCGTCCCGCTCCCTCGGGCCGTCTGTGACTCAGGCGAGAAAATCTCCGACCCCGTTGCACCCCCCCACATCACGTTCCGGTGCCTGAAGAAAGTTGTTAGCGCAGAGCCCTTGCATAAAGACTTATCCACAGCGGGAAAGCCCGCATCGTCTACGACAACGCCGTTCAGCTTTCTGGACCTAGCCTGTTGCTCTATCCTGACTTATTAATAAACATACTCGGCCGCGGTATCAATTCTAGCGCAAGTTCAGAAAGATCAAGCTAATTCTGACTTTGGCCAGACTGGCTATGTTGAGTTCGCTGAGGTTTTCAACCAGGCTGGCGAGCTCCATGAATGGACTGGTAGaacaaaagcaaagaagagaaCGCAAGAACCCGCTAGTGCAGGCACTCTACAGCTGAACTTTCTGATATATGAGATTTGGCAGTGATATTCATTCGCTTCGTTCCTTGTCCTAAGGCAAGGGATGGCCTTGTCCCTGGATCTCATAGGCTGGACATGCGGTTGGTGATTCGTGGAGCATTTATTGTCAAGGGCATAACAACCCAGTTGAATGTTGGCTAAATAATAATCGATAATGCAAGCACTACCAACACAGAATGCGACATATGCAGGCCTTGAACTCATATCATCGCACCGTGGAGCGTCTTCTCCCACTTCCCTCATCAGAAGAGCTAACACTGTCTCTCCCAAAGACCATAGCCTCAAGTATCACATTGCCTTGGACTTTCTTTATCGTACCCATGGCCCTTGGTCCCCTTCAACGTGCAGCATTGGCTAGCATCGAGGACCTATCCGTGAGACTTGCAGCATAGGTGTCTGAGACTTGCAGAAATCTGCAGTCCAAATTATTCCATATGCCTCAGTCCTAACGGGCAAGAGATCCTTGTGACTGGATCACTATATAATAGAGGTCTCTTGAGCTTTGGATGGCCCTTTTCAACCTTGGAAGCCAACATTGAGTattctcatcctcttctcagAGGCAACTCGAGACATCTTTCTTACTTCCTTCCGTCGCCTTCCGCCCTTCGACTTCATCATAAGGCAGTCCGAGATGAATCTGGGACCTTACGTGGACGATAAGGTCAACCTGTCTAGTCAAGCCACGTCCTACCCATCAACCGCGACGAGTCTTTCCCTTGCTGCGTCAGTTTGTGACCCAGGACCAAGCCCCCCTGAGTCCAGCTATGTATTATTTGATAGCCCTTCAACTGATGGCTCTTACTGCTTCGACCTAACTCCATTGTCTTTGGCAGCAGATAAGCTTGAGTCTATTCCCATTGAAGCTGAGTCTGAGCACATGTCATGCTCTGATTCTTTCCTCGACACTCGAATCAAACAAAGGCCTTTTGGTGTCGTTGAAGGGAACAATGTAGGTTCCACGATGGGTTTTCATGCATCAATTGGATCATTGGTGCAGGCAAACAAATTTTCGATGCCAAGATGTTCCTTCAAGGCAGTCTATGAAGCCGCCTCTTTCAACAGTCTTTCAACTGAGAGCacctttgactttgagactGCTGTGAATGCCTCTACATTGCCTTTCGACCATAATAGCCCAATCCTTCCATTCTGTCAGAGAAAGGCTACGGAACTGCAACGAGCCCCAATCCGACCATCAACGAAGGGGCCAGTCAAGCCCGACCCTTCACAAGTCGGCGTTGTTCGAAGAGCCATGTGCAAGTGCGACTACCCTGGCTGCCACAAGGCATTCCGGCGCAGTGAGCACCTCAAGCGTCACAAACAAACGTGAGTATAACGGCAATATTCTTAGCAAGATGCTGGTAGCTGACAGTTCGTAGATTCCACGGCGAGGGACCCAACCGTTTCTCCTGCGAATTCTGTGGAAAAAGCCAATTCAACCGACAAGATAACCTGAACAACCACCGCAAGCTGCACGCGCAACCGAACAGGCGCGATAGCTGCGTAGAGTTCATTCCTGCTGCTGTTCCCGTCATTGCACAAGAGAAGAGGTGCAGAAAACGACGGGCACCTTCCAATAAAAAAGGAATTGAGGGGAAGGCAGCATCTAGTAACCAGTCAGCATCATGAACCCAAATAATTCAATGGAAATGTATTCTAGGCAGAATGCATTCCTTGTTATCTTTTTAACATGTCCTTGCGTTGTGTTACTCGACCAGTGTGAAGACATAACGTCAAATTAGTCCAAAATGTTCTGGTGTATTTTTAACCTGTCCTTGTACTATAGTTCTAGCTTCCACCTCACCGTGCGTCTTCTCCTATGCTCGTGAATTCCATCCGAGTCTCCTCACTGTCCTTTCCTGGTTGTAAGTTGATCCTCTAGAGACGGAAAGTAAGGTCGGCCACCATAGAAAGCAACCGAATGCCACATACTTCAAGTTGGGTGATCCAGAACAACAAAGCGCTGTGAAATGCGCCATGTATGTATGGGAAATGCTCTCCTATGGAGCACCGAATGCAGGAGATGATATGTGTTTTTTGCTGCTGGCTGATCGAATGCTGTTAGTCGCACTACGGATGCGGTCTGAGATGCTGCTCTTTCTAACCCTCCGGCCTCCCTCATGACTGTTGTTGGAGATTGGACAGTGAAGAATGGGTTGCGAAGCTTGGCTATTGCTAGACAACAACTCATTATCTATAGCTAGTTCAATCATGCCCGACTCAGCAGTCTGAGCTATGGAAGTTGCTGATAGCGTTGGGAAAGGCTTTGAGGCGGCGATGAGGGCCAGGCAACATGTTCAAGCTTGCTGACCACAGGAGTCTCTGGACGTGGAGGGAgaaaatcatcatcatgcaAACTTCGTTGCTCGCCAGGGGCAACTTGAACGAGCCCTACACTATTCGCCTGCCCGAATTGTCCTAGATTTTGATCTGATCCATTAAGATCAGTAGCTGATATACTACGCGGAATTTAGGGTCAGTTGATGGCTGGTCGACGGCCGGTGCATCATTGTTGCCCTCGAAAATGCGCCTCATGCCCTCGAGGATTACTGGAAACCCATCGGCAGGTCCGTTCGGGACGTAAATGCTCCATCGTGGTGGCTCAGTAGTGGTGCGAGGTGGGATATTATCAGGCAGCAGCTTACGATCAGCGGTTCAAAAAGTGATTGAAAGGTGGGAGAGAACCCATTGGGGTTGGAGATAAAGTGCTGACAAAATTACGGAAGTGACCTATCTAGGCTGGTTGTAATTAAGTGGCGTTACTAAAGAGAAGCTGGTGGGCACGAGGTCCTCGTCGACGTTATTCGTGGGACAACGTGGAATGAGGGGAGGTACTGACATCTCCGAAAGAACAACGAGCGTGATACCATTCTCGACGGAACTAAGCACCAAGCCCCTgaaagaagagcttgattATGCTGCCGGTGTTGGCGCACAACTTCCAAGGCCAAGCCCAGGCCGACCACCCTGAAGCCGCATGCGACAAGGTTGAGGGATATGTGAACGTATGCGCCAGAGCCTCCAAGGCCCTGCGCCTCGAAGTGCCTGAGAACAGTAAACAACTTCCGTGATCAAAACTACACCATATTTCGCCTCATATTTCACTCAGACACTACACCAAAAACTGAGCTAGAGACAGTCCTTGAACAAAAACCTCCAGTGTACTTCCCGCAAGCGACAAAG
It encodes:
- a CDS encoding flavo protein, which codes for MYRTSTPRRRIIIAITGATGAQIGIQVLQTLRKLHVETHLIISKWAAETIRYETDYSPAAVRALADHAYNSHDLSAPIASGSYQIDGMIIVPCSVKTLAAISSGICDDLITRAADVCLKERRRLILSVRETPLSDIHLRNMLDVSRAGAIIAPPMVGLYSRPGSIEDILNHIVGRMIDLLGLDSGNFERWEGMQKALP
- a CDS encoding UbiD decarboxylyase family; translated protein: MPAQNLPHLDFRSYVEALKADGDIVEINEECDPNLEVGAIIRKVVESDERAPLFNKLKGQDKNGFWRILGAPNSLRVDPKQRFGRLARHLGLPPTSSMRDILGKMVSAKTAAPIPPQIAQTGPCKECYLRLGQFDLTKLPAPLLHEADGGKYIQTYGMHVVQSPDGKWTNWSIARAMVHDQNHLCGLIIEPQHLWQIHQMWKKEGKDMPWALAFGVPPAAIMAASMPLPGGCSEAEYVGSLVGLPLKVVKCETNELHVPANSEIVFEGSCSITETAPEGPFGEMHGYVFPGEAHSSPMFKVELITHRQHAILPVSNCGRLTDETHTMIGPLAAAEIGYLLKSQGLPIKEAFSPFESQVTWVALQVDVGMLQTLKISPGEFCRRIGTLVFNDKVGYTIHRLILVGDDIDVYNFKDVIWAFCTRCRPGMDEYFFEDVAGFPLIPFMSHGNGSSGRGGKVVSDCLLPVEYTTGKNWEAADFENSFPPQLQETVLRRWEKFGFGSSE